Proteins found in one Oncorhynchus mykiss isolate Arlee chromosome 3, USDA_OmykA_1.1, whole genome shotgun sequence genomic segment:
- the LOC110508167 gene encoding DOMON domain-containing protein FRRS1L isoform X2 produces MIFLRSLLQLTVLLVQGSWRGVAPSPTDEGALRASHGDHGEPGHKEPHKDSYSYPFPTAPPVDPFARIKVVDCGVTKGCIRYGKPGCDAETCDYFMSYRRIGTDVEYEMSADTDGWVAVGFSSDKKMGGDDVMGCVHDDNGRVRIHHFYNVGQWAKEIKRNPARDEEGVFDNNRVTCRFKRPLYVPREETLVDLHLSWFYLLAWGPAIQGSITRHDNDAPPVSDHMISIYKYEDIFMPSTAYQTFSSPFCLLLIVALTFYLLMGTP; encoded by the exons ATGATTTTCCTGCGCAGCCTGCTACAGCTGACGGTGCTCCTGGTCCAGGGCAGTTGGCGGGGGGTAGCGCCGAGTCCCACGGATGAAGGCGCACTGCGGGCGAGCCACGGAGACCACGGAGAGCCGGGCCACAAGGAGCCCCATAAGGACTCATACA GCTACCCCTTCCCCACCGCCCCTCCTGTGGATCCCTTCGCCAGGATCAAAGTCGTAGACTGTGGAGTCACCAAGGGCTGCataag GTATGGGAAGCCGGGGTGTGATGCAGAGACGTGTGACTATTTCATGAGTTACCGGCGGATCGGGACAGACGTGGAGTATGAGATGAGTGCTGACACTGACGGCTGGGTGGCTGTAGGCTTCTCCTCAGACAAGAAGATG GGAGGAGATGACGTGATGGGCTGTGTCCATGACGATAATGGGCGTGTTCGTATCCATCACTTCTACAACGTGGGCCAGTGGGCTAAGGAGATCAAGAGGAATCCTGCCAGGGACGAAGAGGGTGTGTTTGACAACAACCGTGTGACCTGTCGCTTCAAACGGCCGCTCTACGTCCCGAGAGAGGAGACACTGGTGGATCTGCATCTCTCCTGGTTCTACCTGTTGGCCTGGGGGCCTGCTATACAAG gTTCCATCACACGTCATGACAACGATGCTCCGCCAGTCTCTGATCACATGATCAGCATCTATAAATATGAGGACATCTTCATGCCGTCTACTGCCTACCAGACGTTCTCCTCACCCTTCTGTCTGCTGCTCATAGTAGCCCTCACCTTCTATCTGCTGATGGGCACcccctga
- the LOC110508167 gene encoding DOMON domain-containing protein FRRS1L isoform X1 translates to MIFLRSLLQLTVLLVQGSWRGVAPSPTDEGALRASHGDHGEPGHKEPHKDSYSTFASEFLESRHLSDEGYPFPTAPPVDPFARIKVVDCGVTKGCIRYGKPGCDAETCDYFMSYRRIGTDVEYEMSADTDGWVAVGFSSDKKMGGDDVMGCVHDDNGRVRIHHFYNVGQWAKEIKRNPARDEEGVFDNNRVTCRFKRPLYVPREETLVDLHLSWFYLLAWGPAIQGSITRHDNDAPPVSDHMISIYKYEDIFMPSTAYQTFSSPFCLLLIVALTFYLLMGTP, encoded by the exons ATGATTTTCCTGCGCAGCCTGCTACAGCTGACGGTGCTCCTGGTCCAGGGCAGTTGGCGGGGGGTAGCGCCGAGTCCCACGGATGAAGGCGCACTGCGGGCGAGCCACGGAGACCACGGAGAGCCGGGCCACAAGGAGCCCCATAAGGACTCATACAGTACGTTCGCCTCGGAGTTCCTGGAGTCTAGACATCTATCGGATGAGG GCTACCCCTTCCCCACCGCCCCTCCTGTGGATCCCTTCGCCAGGATCAAAGTCGTAGACTGTGGAGTCACCAAGGGCTGCataag GTATGGGAAGCCGGGGTGTGATGCAGAGACGTGTGACTATTTCATGAGTTACCGGCGGATCGGGACAGACGTGGAGTATGAGATGAGTGCTGACACTGACGGCTGGGTGGCTGTAGGCTTCTCCTCAGACAAGAAGATG GGAGGAGATGACGTGATGGGCTGTGTCCATGACGATAATGGGCGTGTTCGTATCCATCACTTCTACAACGTGGGCCAGTGGGCTAAGGAGATCAAGAGGAATCCTGCCAGGGACGAAGAGGGTGTGTTTGACAACAACCGTGTGACCTGTCGCTTCAAACGGCCGCTCTACGTCCCGAGAGAGGAGACACTGGTGGATCTGCATCTCTCCTGGTTCTACCTGTTGGCCTGGGGGCCTGCTATACAAG gTTCCATCACACGTCATGACAACGATGCTCCGCCAGTCTCTGATCACATGATCAGCATCTATAAATATGAGGACATCTTCATGCCGTCTACTGCCTACCAGACGTTCTCCTCACCCTTCTGTCTGCTGCTCATAGTAGCCCTCACCTTCTATCTGCTGATGGGCACcccctga